One part of the Eleginops maclovinus isolate JMC-PN-2008 ecotype Puerto Natales chromosome 14, JC_Emac_rtc_rv5, whole genome shotgun sequence genome encodes these proteins:
- the ccdc149a gene encoding coiled-coil domain-containing protein 149-A isoform X2, translated as MQSSKRSENDWQGLVSEFLVCKRKLESKKEALLILSKELDTCQQERDQYQLMANQLRERHQGLKKKYRELIDGDPSLPPEKRNQVNLAQLLRDSRERAKKLTEEVKELTQRLTEAQGDNKLLRMTITRQRLGDEEVGPRHFPPHEREDLVHQLERAGLQMEELEHNMKALTDELQDVKAERGVFREKTYRLNVELNHVLGNREARIIDVDALCMENRYLQERLSQLQEEVNLLKSNIMKYKTALERRKNSSTYGKSSSSPLTGVLSAKQVQELLLEEQGCSLPATPQSISDLKSLATALLETIHEKNLIIQHQRHTNRILGNRVADLERKLKTLEVSGLWSLPGLTYRVSVGIGRTRDNHTLNENLPPELHPSQAAPPPHLQPPKDKSSWECLSAGSDLGTDGSPALLQNLQPLPGVKTNGIDRRGGKVLKEDGVPLELGEGRSPVEEAGHEVEGVEDEELGSTVEEGVEAALALGGASTDSDLPWLPIKRAPVDLSEAGRLLHGESQDDGSDHEQVEASTQESRSDTAEWDVVDLRSDACRSDNLA; from the exons ATGCAGTCTTCCAAGAGGAGCGAGAATGACTGGCAGGGACTGGTGAGCGAG TTCCTGGTGTGTAAGCGGAAGCTGGAGAGTAAGAAGGAGGCTCTGCTCATCCTGTCCAAGGAGCTGGACACCTGTCAGCAGGAGAGGGATCAGTACCAGCTGATGGCCAACCAGCTGAGGGAGCGCCACCAGGGACTGAAGAAGAAGTACAGAGAGCTCATC GACGGTGATCCCTCTTTACCACCGGAAAAACGCAATCAA GTGAACCTCGCTCAGCTGCTGAGAGACTCGAGGGAACGAGCCAAAAAGCTGAcggaggaggtgaaggagctGACGCAGAGGCTGACGGAGGCCCAGGGGGACAACAAG CTGCTGAGGATGACCATAACTCGACAGAGGCTCGGCGATGAGGAGGTGGGCCCGCGACATTTCCCCCCCCATGAACGTGAGGACCTTGTTCACCAACTAGAGAGAGCAGGGCTCCAG ATGGAGGAGTTGGAGCACAATATGAAGGCTCTGACCGACGAGCTGCAGGACGTGAAGGCAGAGCGGGGCGTCTTCAGGGAGAAGACCTACCGCCTCAACGTGGAGCTCAACCACGTCCTGGGCAACCGCGAGGCACGCATCATTGATGTTGATGCCCTCTGCATGGAGAACAG GTATTTGCAGGAGCGTTTGAGCCAACTGCAAGAGGAGGTGAACCTGCTGAAATCCAACATCATGAAGTACAAG ACAGCTCTTGAGAGGAGGAAGAACTCCAGCACGTATGGGAAATCCAGCAGCAGTCCACTCACTGGAGTCCTCTCAGCAAAACAag TCCAGGAGCTGCTCCTGGAGGAGCAGGGCTGCAGCCTGCCAGCCACGCCTCAGTCCATCTCAGACCTCAAGTCTCTTGCCACGGCTCTGCTGGAGACCATCCATGAGAAGAATCTGATCATCCAGCACCAGAGGCACACCAACAG GATCCTGGGAAACAGAGTTGCAGATCTGGAGAGGAAGCTGAAGACGTTGGAGGTGTCAGGACTGTGGAGTCTTCCAG GCTTGACCTACCGCGTATCGGTGGGAATTGGGA GAACAAGAGACAACCACACACTGAATGAAAATCTTCCACCGGAGCTTCACCCGTCACAAGCCGCGCCTCCGCCACACCTGCAGCCACCCAAAG ATAAATCATCGTGGGAATGCCTCTCCGCTGGCAGCGACCTCGGCACAGATGGCTCACCTGCACTGCTCCAAAACCTGCAGCCTCTCCCGGGGGTGAAGACGAATGGAATTGACAGGAGAGGTGGAAAAGTCTTGAAGGAAGACGGAGTCCCCTTGGAGCTGGGGGAGGGGCGCAGTCCGGTCGAGGAGGCTGGGCATGAggtggagggggtggaggaTGAAGAACTGGGCTCCACGGTGGAGGAAGGAGTGGAGGCCGCTCTGGCGCTGGGTGGTGCATCCACTGACTCAGACCTTCCCTGGCTTCCAATCAAACGAGCGCCTGTGGATCTTTCAGAGGCGGGTCGGCTTCTGCACGGCGAGTCCCAGGACGATGGGTCGGATCATGAACAAGTAGAAGCCTCAACTCAAGAGAGCCGGTCCGACACAGCGGAGTGGGACGTTGTGGATCTGCGCAGTGATGCCTGTCGTTCCGACAACTTGGCATGA
- the ccdc149a gene encoding coiled-coil domain-containing protein 149-A isoform X3, with product MQSSKRSENDWQGLVSEFLVCKRKLESKKEALLILSKELDTCQQERDQYQLMANQLRERHQGLKKKYRELIDGDPSLPPEKRNQVNLAQLLRDSRERAKKLTEEVKELTQRLTEAQGDNKLLRMTITRQRLGDEEVGPRHFPPHEREDLVHQLERAGLQMEELEHNMKALTDELQDVKAERGVFREKTYRLNVELNHVLGNREARIIDVDALCMENRYLQERLSQLQEEVNLLKSNIMKYKTALERRKNSSTYGKSSSSPLTGVLSAKQVQELLLEEQGCSLPATPQSISDLKSLATALLETIHEKNLIIQHQRHTNRILGNRVADLERKLKTLEVSGLWSLPGTRDNHTLNENLPPELHPSQAAPPPHLQPPKDKSSWECLSAGSDLGTDGSPALLQNLQPLPGVKTNGIDRRGGKVLKEDGVPLELGEGRSPVEEAGHEVEGVEDEELGSTVEEGVEAALALGGASTDSDLPWLPIKRAPVDLSEAGRLLHGESQDDGSDHEQVEASTQESRSDTAEWDVVDLRSDACRSDNLA from the exons ATGCAGTCTTCCAAGAGGAGCGAGAATGACTGGCAGGGACTGGTGAGCGAG TTCCTGGTGTGTAAGCGGAAGCTGGAGAGTAAGAAGGAGGCTCTGCTCATCCTGTCCAAGGAGCTGGACACCTGTCAGCAGGAGAGGGATCAGTACCAGCTGATGGCCAACCAGCTGAGGGAGCGCCACCAGGGACTGAAGAAGAAGTACAGAGAGCTCATC GACGGTGATCCCTCTTTACCACCGGAAAAACGCAATCAA GTGAACCTCGCTCAGCTGCTGAGAGACTCGAGGGAACGAGCCAAAAAGCTGAcggaggaggtgaaggagctGACGCAGAGGCTGACGGAGGCCCAGGGGGACAACAAG CTGCTGAGGATGACCATAACTCGACAGAGGCTCGGCGATGAGGAGGTGGGCCCGCGACATTTCCCCCCCCATGAACGTGAGGACCTTGTTCACCAACTAGAGAGAGCAGGGCTCCAG ATGGAGGAGTTGGAGCACAATATGAAGGCTCTGACCGACGAGCTGCAGGACGTGAAGGCAGAGCGGGGCGTCTTCAGGGAGAAGACCTACCGCCTCAACGTGGAGCTCAACCACGTCCTGGGCAACCGCGAGGCACGCATCATTGATGTTGATGCCCTCTGCATGGAGAACAG GTATTTGCAGGAGCGTTTGAGCCAACTGCAAGAGGAGGTGAACCTGCTGAAATCCAACATCATGAAGTACAAG ACAGCTCTTGAGAGGAGGAAGAACTCCAGCACGTATGGGAAATCCAGCAGCAGTCCACTCACTGGAGTCCTCTCAGCAAAACAag TCCAGGAGCTGCTCCTGGAGGAGCAGGGCTGCAGCCTGCCAGCCACGCCTCAGTCCATCTCAGACCTCAAGTCTCTTGCCACGGCTCTGCTGGAGACCATCCATGAGAAGAATCTGATCATCCAGCACCAGAGGCACACCAACAG GATCCTGGGAAACAGAGTTGCAGATCTGGAGAGGAAGCTGAAGACGTTGGAGGTGTCAGGACTGTGGAGTCTTCCAG GAACAAGAGACAACCACACACTGAATGAAAATCTTCCACCGGAGCTTCACCCGTCACAAGCCGCGCCTCCGCCACACCTGCAGCCACCCAAAG ATAAATCATCGTGGGAATGCCTCTCCGCTGGCAGCGACCTCGGCACAGATGGCTCACCTGCACTGCTCCAAAACCTGCAGCCTCTCCCGGGGGTGAAGACGAATGGAATTGACAGGAGAGGTGGAAAAGTCTTGAAGGAAGACGGAGTCCCCTTGGAGCTGGGGGAGGGGCGCAGTCCGGTCGAGGAGGCTGGGCATGAggtggagggggtggaggaTGAAGAACTGGGCTCCACGGTGGAGGAAGGAGTGGAGGCCGCTCTGGCGCTGGGTGGTGCATCCACTGACTCAGACCTTCCCTGGCTTCCAATCAAACGAGCGCCTGTGGATCTTTCAGAGGCGGGTCGGCTTCTGCACGGCGAGTCCCAGGACGATGGGTCGGATCATGAACAAGTAGAAGCCTCAACTCAAGAGAGCCGGTCCGACACAGCGGAGTGGGACGTTGTGGATCTGCGCAGTGATGCCTGTCGTTCCGACAACTTGGCATGA